The Urbifossiella limnaea nucleotide sequence GGGTGAGCGGGTCGCCATCAAGGTCCTCCGGTTCCAGCCGTCGGCGAACCCGACCCTGTTCAAGCGGATCGAACGGGAGTTCCGCTCGGCCTCGAACCTCGAGCACCCGAACATCGTCCGGGCGCTGGCGTTCGAGACGGACGAGCGGAGTTGTTTCCTCGTGTACGAACTGATCAACGGCGGTAGCCTCGGAGACCGGCTCGACAACCACGGGCGGATCCCCGAGGTGGACGCCGTGAAGTTGATTACCCAGGTTGCCCAGGCGCTCCACTACGCCCACTCGTTCGGCGTAATTCACCGCGACGTGAAGCCGGATAACGTGCTGATCCTGCCGAGCGGGCGGGTCAAGTTGACGGACTTCGGGCTGGCCAAGGAGTTGGACAACGACGAGGAACTGACCCGGCAGGCGAGCGGGCTGGGGACGCCGAACTACATGGCCCCGGAACAGTTCGTGGACGCCCGGTCGGCCGGTGTCCAGTGCGACGTGTACTCCCTCGCGGCCACCCTCTTCCACCTGCTCACCGGCAGAATCCCGTTCGACGGCAAAACGGACCTGGCGATTCTGACGATGAAGGAGCGTGGGATCGGAACGTCCCCCCGGGCGCTGCTACCCGGAATCAGTGGGCGGGTCGATGCCGCCATCCGGGCTGCCCTCAACCCGGACGCGACCAAGCGGCCCGCGACGGTCCTCGAGTTCTTCAAGCTA carries:
- a CDS encoding serine/threonine-protein kinase; protein product: MKSARAREFQLPVTTRYEFEKLLGSGGMGVVYQALDRRTGERVAIKVLRFQPSANPTLFKRIEREFRSASNLEHPNIVRALAFETDERSCFLVYELINGGSLGDRLDNHGRIPEVDAVKLITQVAQALHYAHSFGVIHRDVKPDNVLILPSGRVKLTDFGLAKELDNDEELTRQASGLGTPNYMAPEQFVDARSAGVQCDVYSLAATLFHLLTGRIPFDGKTDLAILTMKERGIGTSPRALLPGISGRVDAAIRAALNPDATKRPATVLEFFKLLTARTRLGRPGAVPNLTQSAAPDDRRVSCRHTLKVGACGVVDTTLHGGTEEVWPLVVRDVSGTGIGVTLARRFEVGTELGIELHAGREPGLRRFAARVVRVQSDRGGYWVHGCVFDPPIHEDDVAGLLEFA